CGTTAAATTTAGAGTCGGCCCCAACAAAAACAAAATAAAGCAAATGAGGAATGTGGCGTACAGAGCAAAGGTGCGGCCAAACCTGCCACGAACAATAAAAAAGTATACAAGCACCATTGCAAAGATATTAGCAGAGGCAAATGGCACGACCGCCCGCAAAAAAACATCCCAGTTCAAAGCAATATCGTTCATAAAAACTTCAGACTCCCTGCGCTTTTGAGGCTCAACTATGTTGTCTGTGCCTCGTAAAATCAACGAATGTTTGATCATTCTATGAGGCGGTTCAGAACTCTAAAAATTATCTTGCTGAATGTGCCACTCAGAACACTTGTATGAGGTTGTTTTTCTTTATATTTTTTAAGTTAAATTCCATCTTAAGTTGTTGTTATTTATGTTTTTGCTGTTTTTCTAAAATTCGTTTGGAGGATTGTTAATGCGCTTTTGAATTTTACGCTAGAAACTATTGAAATCGCCATGTTGTGACTCACACAAGTTAACTAGCTTAGGTTGAATGAATATGTTGTATGGAAGAACAATACAGAAAATTTTCTTTGTATTGTGCGCTTACCTTGGGGCCTGCTGTGAAGTTTTAGCGGCTCAGCCGAACATCCTATTGATCATTTCAGATGATGCCGGTTACCACGACTTTGGTTTTCAAGGCAGTCGTACCATGAAAACACCTCATTTGGATGAATTAGCTGCGCAAAGTGTAGTGTTTCGCCAGGCATATGTTTCGGCAGCCGTATGTGGTCCGTCTCGAGCGGGCTTATTCACCGGAAAATACCAACAACGATTTGGTTTTGAAGAAAATAATGTACCTGGCTACATGAGCGCCTCCGGTTTAACTGGGGAAGATATGGGGCTACCACTCACAGAAACCACCGTTGCAGATCATTTGAAAGGTTTAGGGTATGCAACGGCGTTGTTTGGCAAATGGCATCAGGGAGATGGTGACCGATTTCACCCTACGCGTCGTGGATTCGATACATTCTACGGGATGCGAACCGGAGCTAGGAGTTATTTCAGCTACAGCGAGGAGGAATTAGCCCAGCGTAAAAATGAGCGCATGGAGCGCGGTTTTGGTCACTTCGTCGAACACCAAGGTTACTTGACCGATGTACTCGCAGCCGAAACTAACGCTTTTATGGAGCAAAGCGTAAAGGATGGAAAGCCATTTTTCACCACGCTCTCGTTTACTGCGGTGCATGCACCAATGGAAGCTAAACTGGACGATCTGGCTGCTTTTCCTCATTTAACCGAACCTAGAAAAACACTCGCGGCGATGAATCTAGCGATGGATAGAGCTGTTGGGAGTGTGATGTCGAAACTCGATGCACTTCATATTGCACAGAACACGCTCGTTGTTTTCATGAACGATAATGGTGGCCCTACAGACCAAAATGCGTCTAACAATTACCCATTAAGTGGTACCAAAGCGACCCATCTCGAAGGGGGGATTCGAGTTCCCATGCTAATGCGTTGGCCACAACAAATTAGTATGGGTAAAACGTATCGTTTCCCTGTGTCATCGCTTGATTTATTTCCAACATTTGTTGCAGCAGCAGGTGGAGATATTGCTGAAATGAAGGAGCTTGATGGTGTCGACCTAATGCCTTTTGTTCAACAAGAGTCGCAGCTCAGGCCGCATCAAACCCTGTATTGGAAAAAAGAGAATCGTGCAGCCATCCGCGACATAGACTGGAAAGTGATTCGTTATCCAGACCGTGTTCCAGAGCTATATGACTTATCAACCGATGTTTCTGAATCACATGACGTTGCCGCGCAACACCCGCAGATCGTCAATAAATTGTTGAAGCGTTTGTTTGCATGGGAGCTGACATTGGAGCGTCCTTTATGGCAACTCAAACGAGAATTTGAAGGAAGTGCAATTCAAAGAATGGATGAATTTCGAAATCACACGCCAGATAAATCGATGAACTAAGTTGGAAATTGAAGTATGAAAAAATTGAGTTATACAAAGCAAATTGCAATTGCTGTCATGGGATATCTCAGCAGTTTTGTGGCGTGTGCCGAAGAAAATGAAAGGCCAAATATTGTTCTGATCTTAGCGGATGACCTTGGCTATAACGATGTGGGCTTTACGGGTGAAACTGAGATTCAAACGCCGAATATTGATCAATTGGCGAGCGACGGCATTATTTTCAAAAATGGCTATGTGACGCACCCGTATTGCGGCCCTTCGCGCGCGGGTTTGCTGACTGGACGCTATCAAGCGCGCTTCGGCATGGAAAACAATGTGTCGTATGCGCCAGATGATAAATATATGGGCTTACCCGTCACCGAAACAACGTTTCCAAAGCGCTTGCAAGTAGCTGGCTATGAAACGGCTGTATTTGGAAAGTGGCACCTGGGTGGCGCGCCTCACTTTCAGCCTAATAATCGTGGGTTTGATTACTTTTATGGCTTCTTAGACGGCGGCCATAACTATATGCCCGGTGAGGCAACGGTTGGCGGTGGTGGATACCTATTGCCCTTAATGAGAAACAAAGGCGTTGCCGAGTTTGATGAATATCTGACGACGGCATTGAGCAATGATGCTGCAAGGTACATTCAGCAGACTTCGGATAAGCCATTTTTTATGTACATGTCATACAACGCACCGCATGCTCCGTTGCAAGCCCCTCAATCATACATAGATAAATATAGCCATATTGAGAATAAACAACGGCGTATTTATGCGGCCATGGTTGATGCGATGGACGACGGGATTGGCACGCTGATTAACGCATTAAAAGAAGCGGGAAAGTTTGATAATACATTGATTTTCTTTTTATCAGACAATGGCGGTGTGTACCCAGAAGAATGGCTGCCTACGTTCTCTTGGGCGGATAACACCCCTTTTAGACGCGGTAAAGTAGCGTTGCTAGAAGGCGGTGTTCATGTGCCCTTTATTGCCCACTGGCCTAACAAAATTAAAAGAGGCCAAACATTTGAGGGGCTCGTTTCATCGTTAGATATAGCGGCTACATCAGTTGCACTTGCGGGGGCTCGAAACGGTGATTTAGACGGCGTCGATTTGGTGCCATACGTCACCGGACAAAAACGTGGAAGCCCGCATCATGCTCTGTTTTGGCGGCTGGAGGAAGCAGCCAATATTTATGCCGTTCGGACCATGGACGCAAAGTACATGAGACAGCCGCTACCTAATGTGGGGAGAAGCTACTTTGATATGTTGGCAGACCCTTACGAAACAGAAAATTTGGTGGATCAGTATCCAGAGAAACAGGCTTATTTAGCAGAGCTGTGGAATGAATGGAATTCTAAGAATGTGAATAGTGTGCTGTATCAGTCTTGGGAATATAAAAAAGCGGTGAGTGACTTTTATGAAACTCTCCACCAAAAAAATGTACGTGAGGCGAAGCAAACGCCCACTTATAAAATTGAGTAATTTACAGCCAAACGTCCTCATACCATTTAATTGTTTTGTTGATCTCGCTTGCATACTTTGTGCGGTGCAAGCGTTTTTTAGACTTCTATTCAAGGCAACCGAGTTCTTTTCTCTTCTACCACCATATGAATGGTATGAACCTTGCTTTTACTCTGTCTAGTTAATTCTATTCGTCTCAAAATTTGAGGCGCTTACTATTGGGTAAGGGTAAATACATGCTACCAATTTCTTCGTTAAATGGTTCTGCAGATGCATCGAGTGCGTATAGAGATGCGTCGTCTGAAAATGGCGATGGAGGATTATTCGCTAGCCTTTTTAATGAGTTAGATCTGTCTGAGTCAGAGGCGGATGGCATTGTACAAATGCTGCAAGGCGAGCAAGCGGAGCAGTTAGATTTATCGGGGCTTTCACCATCAGAATCGGTCAATCAATTGTTGAATTGGCTCAAACAGCAACAAGAACAAGGCAATCAGTTGCCACTTGATGCCGAAACTATGGCGCGAGCAGAAGATATCTTAGGGCTAATAGCCGAGTACGATAATGAAGCCCCTGTCATAAGCGACGAAACTGAGCTGGCACAAGATGAAACGCAAGTAGAAGCAAAAGAAGAAGATTCAAATCGAACAGCGCCATCTTTTATAGCTAAAGACAACGATACCGAGTCTATGCGGCAAGCACTTGCCTCGCTCATCCAGCAATTGAAACTGTCGGAGGCAGAAGCAAAGGCTCAGAAGGAAGATACTGTGACGGATGCAGAATCGGGGCGGAGCTTCAAAGAGTCCCAATCAGATCAAGCAAAAGCTTCAAGTGTATGGAATGACCTACAAATGACTTCGGCCGAGCTGAAAAGCCAAACCAATTCAATTGGTGGGGTGGAGATTGGTGATGCTCAAAATATGCTGTCAGATATTCCGTCAAAAATGGCACTCAACACGGATGGTCAAATAGATGAAAACCTACTAGAACAAGAAGAACTATTGCCATCGGCACCCAAAAAGGCCTCTGAAATTTTATCGCCTCCGACCGCCAAACATGATCCGCTTCAGCAAATGTTCCAACGAGAACTTGCGCAGCTTCAACCCAACGATATGGCCCCTGTTGATGAAGCAGTTATTGAAGACGAATTGCAGATTCAATCTAAAGTCAATGGTCAACAACCGGTTTCAGAGCGAGCCTTGGCTGATCTCAAACCGATAGCGGTTACCGCCGTTGAAAGTAAAGCTTCAGGTCAAATCGATCAACAGTCAACGGATGACAGCAGCAAGCCCAATATGCTCACAAATAAGGCCGAATCAACACAAGGTGAGCCCGGCACTTCAGACCAAGAACTTGCACAAAATACAGCGGGCAAATTTAATGTGAAAATTGGCAGTTCCAAAGAAGAATCCCAACTGGCTTTTTCGGAAAAGCTTGCCAAAGAGCAGCTGAATATTGCTCAAACGCGAGATAGCCAAACCCATTCAGTATCACCAACGCGTGCGCCTGTTGAAGGCCAAGCGGTTCCATCGGAATCTAATCCAGCGGCACTTGTGATTAATGGTAAAACTGAAACGCAATTGAAAACGGACTTGAAACAAGCTGAAGCGACGAAAATCAACGATGATGCAGAACAGTTCGATGCTGATTTAGCCGCTGATGATGGTTTGGCAGATGATGCAGAGCAACGTCAACAACCACGCCACAGCGCCGGTAATATTTTTGCTTCGGTTGCCACTGGGCAAACAGCACCGGACTCTTCCATATCAACAGGGCAATTTTCAACCTCTATTTCTCAAGCTCAACAAGCCGTTGTTAATGTCGCTGCTGCGCCTCAATCAATGGCGGCAGAACTAGCCATAGTGGAAGAGAAAATGCAGCTTCTGCAAGACAAGCTAGCACCTATTTTGGGCCAACGACTTATGATGATGATGGATAAGAACATACAAACCGCAGATATTCAGCTCGACCCGCCCGAGTTGGGGAGCTTAATGGTTCGGGTTCAAGTTCAAAATGATCAAGCTCAAGTGAGTTTTGTGGCCCAAAATGCTCAAGCCAAAGATGCCATCGAGCAAGCCATGCCGCGCTTAAAGGAAATGCTGCAACAACAAGAAATGGAGCTTGTGAATGCCAATGTTTCCTACCAGCAAGGTGATCGTGGTGGACGAGATCAGCAACAGCAAGGTTCTCATGCACAAAATTCACAGCAACAAGTCGAACAAGACATTGCACAGGTATCACAACCACAGCAGATAATGTTGAAAGCAGGGCATGTAGACTTCTACGCTTAAGCTGGGCTGTGATAACCTTGTCGCCGTCACTGACCAAATATTACGGAATTATATAAAATGGCTGAAGAAGTCGAATTAGAGGTAAAACCCGCAAAGAGCAAATTACCTCTTATTATTGCAATTGTTGTTGTTTTATTAGTCGGAGGTGGCGTTGCGGCCTACTTCTTGCTTGGTAACTCTTCAAGTGACGGGGAATCGTCAGCAGCAGAGGCAGCTCCTGCAGCTGCTGCAGCATCGGCAGAGTTAGGTGATGCTTTATATGTAGCGATGCCCCGACCTTTTGTATTTAGTGTACCCGGGCAAGGCCGTGAGCGTTTAGTTCAAATTAAGGTTCAGCTTTTGGTACGAGGGCTAGATGCCGAGCAGCTAGCCAAAAAACACATTCCTCTGGTTGAGGGAACATTGCTCAAAACTTTTAGTTCTTCAACCGCCGAGGAACTGGCTTCACTAGCTGGTAAAGAACGAGTGCGAGAGCAAGCACTGAGCGATGTTCGTCAATCCTTCCTTGATGTTGAGGGCAAAGATGTCGTCGAACAAGTACTCTTTACCGGCTTTGTTTTGCAGTAAGGTGTAATCGTGAGCGATCTGTTATCACAAGATGAAATTGATGCGTTATTGCATGGCGCAGAAGATGTTGAAGAAGAGGAAGTCGAGGAGGGCGCTGGTGAAGGCGTCATGGAATACGACTTCTCCTCTCAGGATCGAATTGTTCGGGGTCGTATGCCGACCCTTGAGATTGTGAATGAACGTTTTGCTCGCCACATGCGAATTAGCCTATTTAACATGATGCGTCGTTCGGCTGAAGTGTCGATTAACGGCGTTCAAATGATTAAATTTGGCGAATACGTCCACACATTATTTGTACCTACATCATTAAACATGGTTCGGTTTCGTCCGCTTAAAGGAACGGCTCTGGTCACCATGGAAGCCCGTCTTGTATTTGTGCTTGTGGACAACTTCTTTGGCGGCGATGGCCGCTATCATGCAAAGATTGAAGGTCGCGAATTTACGCCTACCGAACGCCGAATTATTCAAATGCTGCTCAAGCTTGTATTCATCGATTACAAGGAAGCATGGGCGCCGGTGATGGATTGCGAGTTTGAATACCTAGACAGTGAAGTGAATCCATCAATGGCGAACATCGTCAGTCCAACGGAAGTTGTTGTGGTGTCCTCGTTTCATATCGACCTCGATGGTGGTGGTGGTGATTTTCATATTGCCATGCCGTATTCAATGCTTGAGCCCATTCGCGAGTTGCTTGATGCAGGTGTTCAAAGCGATAAGGAAGACACTGATTTGCGCTGGGCTATGGCTCTGCGCGATGAAATATTAGATGTCCCCGTTGGTCTTCGTGCAAATTTGCTCGATACCGAAGTATCGCTGCGCGATATTATGGACTATAAAGCGGGCGATATTATTCCTGTCGAAATGCCAGAAACTGCAACCGTGTTTGTTGAAGAGCTGCCGTCTTATCGGGCTACGGTTGGTAAAAGCAATGACATGTTAGCATTGAAAATTAAAGAAAAAATAAAACGGCCGAGCGGCGTGAAGAGCGAACTCGCTCTGGTGACGCGCGGCGGTGTCCGGATCGATGGGCAAGCTGACATTGAGCGCCTAGAAGATACGTTGAATGAGGACGACCTATGAGCGACAACGAAAACGAAAATGAAGCGGTAGACGATCAGGCTATGGCCGACGAATGGGCCGAAGCTCTTGCGGCGCAAACGTCCGATGGTATTGATAATGCAGCGCTAGATGCGCAGCCCGCAGATCTTCAAGATTTCTCAGAATTTGACGATGACGCGCCTATTACACAGGCTGATAAGAAGCGCTTAGAAGGTATTCTAGATATTCCCGTGACCATTTCGATGGAAGTGGGGCGTAGCAAAATTAATATTCGCAATTTGTTGCAGTTAAACCAAGGATCTGTTGTTGAACTGGATCGAGTGGCGGGTGAACCCTTGGATGTATTAGTTAACGGTACGCTGATCGCGCATGGTGAGGTTGTTGTGGTGAATGACAAATTTGGTATTCGCTTAACCGATGTGATCAGTCAGACCGAACGCATTAAAAAGTTGCGATAATCGAATGATGATTGCATGGTTAATGGCTGCATCAGAAACGGCAAAAGTGTTACAGCCAAGTACGGCAGTTGATACAACTGGTCAGCTTGTTTCCATGATGATTTCGCTCATGGTGGTGTTAGCCATCGCAATTGGTCTTGCCTTTTTGTGGCGACGCTTCATGCCGCAAAGTATCACGGGTCATCACGGACTTGATATCGTAGCCAGTCGAAATATTGGCAGTCGAGAACGTTTGCTACTCGTAAAAGTTGGCCAACGTTATGTGTTGCTCGGAGCAACACCACAATCTATTAATCAACTCGCTGAATTTACTGCCGACGAACTTCCCGAAGCTCTTTCGGCTGTAAAGCAGCAACCAGTTCAAACATGGCAGTTATGGCGAAGCAAAACTTAATTCGACTTTTTAGCGCGTTGCTAACGGCCTTCGTATTGGCATTGCCGATGGCTGCGATGGCTCAAGACCCAGCATCTGCACCCGATCCGGCGGCAGCTCCAGGTGCGCTGACGGCATTTACGGTGACAACCAATGCTGATGGTTCGCAAGATTATTCTGTAACCTTGCAGATTCTGGCGATCATGACATCCCTATCGTTTATTCCCGGAATTCTGATGTTGATGACGTCGTTCACGCGTATTGTTGTAGTGTTATCGATTTTGCGACAAGCAACGGGTCTGCAGCAAACCCCTTCAAATCAGATCATTATTGCCTTAGCCCTGTTTATGACGCTGTTTGTGATGCGTCCGGTCATCGATCAGGTATACACCGCCGCGGTTGAGCCTTATATGGAAGAATCCATGAACTTCCAAGATGCAATTGCTACTGCGCGAGTTCCGATAGAAGAGTTTATGCTGGCGCAAACTCGGGTGAATGATCTTGAAGCCTTTATGAATATCGCCAATATTGAGCCCATTCCAGCGGGTGAGCGCGTGCCACTCACTGTGCTGATCCCCGCATTTGTGACCAGCGAGCTTAAAACTGCATTTCAAATTGGCTTTATGTTATTTATTCCGTTTTTAATCATTGATTTGGTAGTGGCGAGTGTGTTGATGGCAATGGGTATGATGATGCTATCACCCATGATTGTATCGCTGCCCTTCAAGCTTATGTTGTTTGTATTGGTGGACGGTTGGAATTTGGTTCTGGGTACATTGGCTAATAGTTTTGGGCTTTAGCTGCCATTCATTGTGCGAAGGCATTAAAAAGGAGAGCAACCATGACACCTGAGGTATTTGTCGACATCTTTCGCGATGCACTGCAAATTATCGTGATTATGGTGTCTGCTATTGTGCTACCGAGCTTAGCAATTGGCCTTGTTGTTGCCGTGTTTCAAGCGGCAACATCCATTAACGAACAAACTTTAAGCTTCTTACCCCGTCTTCTTGTGACGCTTGGTGCTCTGATGGCTTTAGGTCATTGGCTGACTGCGACCATTACTGAATTTACCTTGGAGTTGGTGGCTCGCATTCCTGCGGTGATTAGCTGATGGAAATGCCACTGGATGTGGTGATGGATTTTCTGGCGGGGCTACTTTGGCCACTAGCTCGAATTTCTTCCACACTGGCTTCAATGACACTTCTGAGCTCTCAGAACTTGTCCATGCGCGTTCGTATGGGGCTGGCCGTTGCAATTACAGTGGCCGTTCAGCCCATCTTACCTCCCATGCCTGATGTTGATATGTTCTCGTTGGGTGGCATGATCATCACCATGCAAGAAATGCTAATAGGCTTTTCAGTGGGGATTGCATCTCAACTTTTGATCGCGAGTTTTGTCCTCGCCGGACAAATTATTGGTATGCAAACCAGTTTAGGCTTTGCCAATATGGTTGACCCCATTAACGGCCAACAAGTACCAGCAGTAGGGCAATTCTACTTGTTACTGGCGAGCCTTGTGTTTTTATCGTTTGATGGCCACATCGCGCTGATATACATGGTGGTTCAAAGCTTCAATTCCCTGCCTGTTGGGCTCACCAGCATGTCAGAAGTGAATTATTCTGCCATGGTTGAATGGGGTGGATGGATGTACACCATGGCATTGAGTATGTCGCTTTCAGCTGTAGTGGCGTTGCTGTTGATTAACTTTTCTTTTGGCGTGATGACGCGCGCGGCTCCCCAGCTCAATATTTTTGCGATTGGTTTTCCGATCACCATGCTCTCGGGCTTGCTCATTATTTGGTTAACCGTGGGTAATTTTG
This genomic window from Echinimonas agarilytica contains:
- a CDS encoding sulfatase-like hydrolase/transferase is translated as MLYGRTIQKIFFVLCAYLGACCEVLAAQPNILLIISDDAGYHDFGFQGSRTMKTPHLDELAAQSVVFRQAYVSAAVCGPSRAGLFTGKYQQRFGFEENNVPGYMSASGLTGEDMGLPLTETTVADHLKGLGYATALFGKWHQGDGDRFHPTRRGFDTFYGMRTGARSYFSYSEEELAQRKNERMERGFGHFVEHQGYLTDVLAAETNAFMEQSVKDGKPFFTTLSFTAVHAPMEAKLDDLAAFPHLTEPRKTLAAMNLAMDRAVGSVMSKLDALHIAQNTLVVFMNDNGGPTDQNASNNYPLSGTKATHLEGGIRVPMLMRWPQQISMGKTYRFPVSSLDLFPTFVAAAGGDIAEMKELDGVDLMPFVQQESQLRPHQTLYWKKENRAAIRDIDWKVIRYPDRVPELYDLSTDVSESHDVAAQHPQIVNKLLKRLFAWELTLERPLWQLKREFEGSAIQRMDEFRNHTPDKSMN
- the fliM gene encoding flagellar motor switch protein FliM; translated protein: MSDLLSQDEIDALLHGAEDVEEEEVEEGAGEGVMEYDFSSQDRIVRGRMPTLEIVNERFARHMRISLFNMMRRSAEVSINGVQMIKFGEYVHTLFVPTSLNMVRFRPLKGTALVTMEARLVFVLVDNFFGGDGRYHAKIEGREFTPTERRIIQMLLKLVFIDYKEAWAPVMDCEFEYLDSEVNPSMANIVSPTEVVVVSSFHIDLDGGGGDFHIAMPYSMLEPIRELLDAGVQSDKEDTDLRWAMALRDEILDVPVGLRANLLDTEVSLRDIMDYKAGDIIPVEMPETATVFVEELPSYRATVGKSNDMLALKIKEKIKRPSGVKSELALVTRGGVRIDGQADIERLEDTLNEDDL
- the fliO gene encoding flagellar biosynthetic protein FliO, encoding MMIAWLMAASETAKVLQPSTAVDTTGQLVSMMISLMVVLAIAIGLAFLWRRFMPQSITGHHGLDIVASRNIGSRERLLLVKVGQRYVLLGATPQSINQLAEFTADELPEALSAVKQQPVQTWQLWRSKT
- the fliQ gene encoding flagellar biosynthesis protein FliQ, with protein sequence MTPEVFVDIFRDALQIIVIMVSAIVLPSLAIGLVVAVFQAATSINEQTLSFLPRLLVTLGALMALGHWLTATITEFTLELVARIPAVIS
- the fliL gene encoding flagellar basal body-associated protein FliL; translated protein: MAEEVELEVKPAKSKLPLIIAIVVVLLVGGGVAAYFLLGNSSSDGESSAAEAAPAAAAASAELGDALYVAMPRPFVFSVPGQGRERLVQIKVQLLVRGLDAEQLAKKHIPLVEGTLLKTFSSSTAEELASLAGKERVREQALSDVRQSFLDVEGKDVVEQVLFTGFVLQ
- the fliP gene encoding flagellar type III secretion system pore protein FliP (The bacterial flagellar biogenesis protein FliP forms a type III secretion system (T3SS)-type pore required for flagellar assembly.), which gives rise to MAAMAQDPASAPDPAAAPGALTAFTVTTNADGSQDYSVTLQILAIMTSLSFIPGILMLMTSFTRIVVVLSILRQATGLQQTPSNQIIIALALFMTLFVMRPVIDQVYTAAVEPYMEESMNFQDAIATARVPIEEFMLAQTRVNDLEAFMNIANIEPIPAGERVPLTVLIPAFVTSELKTAFQIGFMLFIPFLIIDLVVASVLMAMGMMMLSPMIVSLPFKLMLFVLVDGWNLVLGTLANSFGL
- the fliR gene encoding flagellar biosynthetic protein FliR; protein product: MEMPLDVVMDFLAGLLWPLARISSTLASMTLLSSQNLSMRVRMGLAVAITVAVQPILPPMPDVDMFSLGGMIITMQEMLIGFSVGIASQLLIASFVLAGQIIGMQTSLGFANMVDPINGQQVPAVGQFYLLLASLVFLSFDGHIALIYMVVQSFNSLPVGLTSMSEVNYSAMVEWGGWMYTMALSMSLSAVVALLLINFSFGVMTRAAPQLNIFAIGFPITMLSGLLIIWLTVGNFVEHFERQWIRHIDLVCDLLLMSC
- the fliN gene encoding flagellar motor switch protein FliN, which translates into the protein MSDNENENEAVDDQAMADEWAEALAAQTSDGIDNAALDAQPADLQDFSEFDDDAPITQADKKRLEGILDIPVTISMEVGRSKINIRNLLQLNQGSVVELDRVAGEPLDVLVNGTLIAHGEVVVVNDKFGIRLTDVISQTERIKKLR
- a CDS encoding sulfatase family protein; translated protein: MKKLSYTKQIAIAVMGYLSSFVACAEENERPNIVLILADDLGYNDVGFTGETEIQTPNIDQLASDGIIFKNGYVTHPYCGPSRAGLLTGRYQARFGMENNVSYAPDDKYMGLPVTETTFPKRLQVAGYETAVFGKWHLGGAPHFQPNNRGFDYFYGFLDGGHNYMPGEATVGGGGYLLPLMRNKGVAEFDEYLTTALSNDAARYIQQTSDKPFFMYMSYNAPHAPLQAPQSYIDKYSHIENKQRRIYAAMVDAMDDGIGTLINALKEAGKFDNTLIFFLSDNGGVYPEEWLPTFSWADNTPFRRGKVALLEGGVHVPFIAHWPNKIKRGQTFEGLVSSLDIAATSVALAGARNGDLDGVDLVPYVTGQKRGSPHHALFWRLEEAANIYAVRTMDAKYMRQPLPNVGRSYFDMLADPYETENLVDQYPEKQAYLAELWNEWNSKNVNSVLYQSWEYKKAVSDFYETLHQKNVREAKQTPTYKIE
- a CDS encoding flagellar hook-length control protein FliK, with protein sequence MLPISSLNGSADASSAYRDASSENGDGGLFASLFNELDLSESEADGIVQMLQGEQAEQLDLSGLSPSESVNQLLNWLKQQQEQGNQLPLDAETMARAEDILGLIAEYDNEAPVISDETELAQDETQVEAKEEDSNRTAPSFIAKDNDTESMRQALASLIQQLKLSEAEAKAQKEDTVTDAESGRSFKESQSDQAKASSVWNDLQMTSAELKSQTNSIGGVEIGDAQNMLSDIPSKMALNTDGQIDENLLEQEELLPSAPKKASEILSPPTAKHDPLQQMFQRELAQLQPNDMAPVDEAVIEDELQIQSKVNGQQPVSERALADLKPIAVTAVESKASGQIDQQSTDDSSKPNMLTNKAESTQGEPGTSDQELAQNTAGKFNVKIGSSKEESQLAFSEKLAKEQLNIAQTRDSQTHSVSPTRAPVEGQAVPSESNPAALVINGKTETQLKTDLKQAEATKINDDAEQFDADLAADDGLADDAEQRQQPRHSAGNIFASVATGQTAPDSSISTGQFSTSISQAQQAVVNVAAAPQSMAAELAIVEEKMQLLQDKLAPILGQRLMMMMDKNIQTADIQLDPPELGSLMVRVQVQNDQAQVSFVAQNAQAKDAIEQAMPRLKEMLQQQEMELVNANVSYQQGDRGGRDQQQQGSHAQNSQQQVEQDIAQVSQPQQIMLKAGHVDFYA